From the Paludibacterium paludis genome, one window contains:
- a CDS encoding immunity 70 family protein — protein sequence MTVGIKLGSIIDEIGSDDFFHSFFSTISGNLESAGWGSRFPVLLNKLYQGELSQEWAADALDELEAIRKMFSELPVTDVIWDLEDRKKTPPWGDVISNDITDLSNYFVTSTGRQLFSVIRECLEELRDSGGVLKVVAY from the coding sequence ATGACTGTTGGGATTAAGTTGGGTAGTATTATCGATGAAATTGGGAGTGATGATTTTTTTCATTCCTTCTTTTCTACTATTAGTGGAAATCTTGAGTCGGCTGGATGGGGGAGTCGGTTTCCAGTTTTATTGAATAAGCTCTATCAGGGGGAGCTGAGTCAGGAGTGGGCGGCAGATGCTTTGGACGAGCTGGAAGCTATTCGAAAGATGTTTTCAGAGTTGCCTGTTACGGATGTTATATGGGATCTGGAAGATAGAAAAAAAACACCTCCATGGGGTGATGTTATTAGTAATGATATTACTGATCTTTCAAATTACTTTGTCACATCAACTGGTAGGCAGCTTTTCTCAGTGATCAGAGAGTGCCTAGAGGAACTTCGCGATAGTGGCGGTGTCTTGAAGGTGGTTGCGTATTAG
- a CDS encoding M48 family metallopeptidase, which yields MKEEKFAAMVERLERLAVAQPGGYRVRVVLLAMLGNAYLATMVGLVLCGLLVSIVSITRLHFVGAKLTLIMGYLLWRVIKAMRVSVPEPQGIPLDRRRSPELFAMLDGLRSELKAPAFHEVLLTDEFNAAVVQRPRLGALGLWQNSLLIGLPLLKMLTPDQLRAVLAHEMGHLSRGDGRMSNWIYRQRVRWGQLLSELEKDDGRGNWLFKPFLNWYAPYLNAYAFPLARANEYAADATAARLTSPRLMAQALSALPVRGGYLSQEFWPQIHREADDTVEPRCRPYRQMSGANVVGQEEVERWLSVALQEETGLGDTHPCLRERLEALGEEADWQPPKEGETAERLLGEALPGLMDRLDDDWRRRISDGWREHYQTTSRNRARQVELERQLADTGTLEERDMVDLAFLRERTAKDEEGALALWRRLADASVDEPYFSYMLAMRLLDRSDEETAEGEKRLADLVSHHPDWILRAAEALRDHCWTEGREDEAHEWHRQWSERAELEALAERERETVLLADSFAPHGLSDERVTALREFFSCVEELGEAWLAAKEVRYLPERPSLVLAVSVRGWWQRKRRGDELVAGILQRNVPLPAGTLVVSLEGGFSWVRRRFRKIPDTCLIKR from the coding sequence ATGAAAGAAGAAAAATTTGCCGCCATGGTCGAGCGCCTGGAGCGGCTGGCCGTGGCGCAGCCGGGTGGCTATCGCGTCAGGGTGGTCCTGCTGGCCATGCTCGGCAACGCGTATCTCGCCACCATGGTCGGGCTGGTGTTGTGCGGCCTTTTGGTGTCGATCGTATCGATCACCCGCTTGCACTTCGTGGGCGCCAAGCTGACCCTGATCATGGGGTACCTGCTGTGGCGCGTCATCAAGGCGATGCGTGTTTCCGTGCCCGAACCGCAGGGCATTCCGCTTGACCGCCGCCGTTCCCCGGAGCTGTTCGCCATGCTCGACGGGCTCAGGAGCGAGCTTAAGGCGCCGGCGTTCCACGAGGTGCTGCTGACCGATGAGTTCAATGCCGCCGTGGTGCAGCGTCCGCGTCTTGGCGCGCTCGGCCTGTGGCAAAACTCGCTGCTGATCGGTCTGCCGCTTCTGAAAATGCTGACCCCCGATCAGTTGCGCGCCGTGCTGGCGCATGAAATGGGGCACCTGTCGCGCGGGGATGGCCGGATGTCCAACTGGATTTACCGCCAGCGGGTGCGTTGGGGGCAATTGCTCTCCGAACTGGAAAAGGATGACGGGCGCGGCAACTGGCTGTTCAAGCCGTTCCTTAACTGGTACGCGCCCTATCTGAACGCCTACGCGTTTCCGCTCGCCCGCGCCAACGAATACGCCGCCGACGCGACAGCGGCGCGCCTGACGTCGCCCAGGCTGATGGCCCAGGCGCTGAGCGCCTTGCCGGTGCGCGGCGGTTACCTGTCGCAGGAGTTCTGGCCACAGATTCACCGCGAAGCGGACGACACCGTCGAACCCCGTTGCCGGCCGTACCGGCAGATGAGCGGCGCGAATGTCGTCGGGCAGGAGGAGGTGGAACGCTGGTTGTCGGTCGCCTTGCAAGAGGAGACCGGGCTTGGCGATACCCACCCTTGCTTGCGGGAGCGCCTGGAAGCCCTGGGCGAGGAGGCCGACTGGCAGCCGCCCAAAGAGGGCGAGACCGCCGAGCGTCTGCTCGGGGAGGCGCTGCCGGGCCTGATGGACCGACTGGATGACGATTGGCGTCGCCGCATCTCGGACGGCTGGCGGGAGCATTACCAGACCACCTCGCGCAATCGCGCAAGACAGGTCGAGCTTGAGCGGCAACTCGCCGACACGGGCACGCTGGAAGAGCGCGATATGGTGGATCTGGCCTTTTTGCGGGAGCGGACCGCCAAAGACGAGGAAGGCGCCCTGGCGCTATGGCGCCGTCTCGCCGATGCGTCTGTGGACGAGCCTTACTTCTCTTACATGCTCGCCATGCGCCTGCTGGATCGTTCCGACGAGGAGACCGCCGAGGGCGAGAAGCGTCTTGCCGATTTGGTTAGCCACCATCCGGACTGGATCCTGCGCGCGGCCGAAGCGCTGCGCGATCACTGCTGGACCGAGGGGCGGGAGGACGAGGCGCACGAATGGCACCGTCAGTGGAGCGAGCGGGCCGAACTGGAGGCCTTGGCCGAAAGGGAGCGGGAAACGGTCTTGCTGGCCGACAGCTTCGCGCCGCATGGCCTGAGCGATGAGCGGGTAACCGCGCTGCGGGAGTTTTTCTCGTGCGTCGAGGAGCTGGGCGAGGCCTGGCTGGCCGCCAAGGAAGTGCGGTACCTGCCCGAGCGTCCGAGCCTGGTGCTGGCCGTGAGCGTGAGAGGCTGGTGGCAGCGCAAGCGGCGCGGCGACGAGCTGGTGGCGGGAATACTGCAGCGGAACGTGCCGTTGCCGGCGGGCACGCTGGTCGTGAGTCTGGAAGGGGGATTCAGCTGGGTGCGCCGACGGTTCCGAAAGATTCCGGACACTTGCCTGATCAAGCGGTAA
- a CDS encoding glycine zipper 2TM domain-containing protein, whose amino-acid sequence MIKYSGKSVIAALLAVGVLAGCASPDSAMVYSGRQTQRAQTVQIGTVVSVQAVKVEGNRNELLTLGGAAVGGIAGSSIGKGKGSAVGAIVGAIAGGVAADAAQKSIGGKQSVEVTVKLDRTGEMLSIVQAPDVPIAVGQRVRVMRGGGTDRIMPY is encoded by the coding sequence ATGATCAAATACTCTGGTAAATCCGTGATCGCGGCGTTGCTGGCCGTCGGCGTGCTCGCCGGCTGCGCGAGCCCCGATTCGGCCATGGTCTACTCCGGCCGGCAGACGCAACGCGCGCAAACCGTGCAGATCGGCACCGTCGTGTCGGTGCAGGCCGTGAAAGTCGAAGGCAACAGGAACGAACTGCTGACCCTCGGCGGCGCGGCCGTCGGCGGCATCGCCGGCAGCTCGATCGGCAAGGGCAAGGGCTCCGCGGTGGGCGCGATCGTCGGCGCGATCGCGGGCGGCGTCGCGGCCGACGCGGCGCAGAAGTCGATCGGGGGCAAACAGTCGGTGGAAGTCACCGTCAAACTCGACCGGACGGGTGAAATGCTCTCCATCGTGCAGGCGCCCGACGTGCCGATCGCCGTCGGCCAGCGCGTGCGCGTGATGCGTGGCGGCGGCACAGACCGCATCATGCCCTACTGA
- a CDS encoding quinone-dependent dihydroorotate dehydrogenase, giving the protein MFYPLMRPLLFRLDPEQAHEVTLKLIDVAHALHLSGLAAGTMVHDPVTVMGIEFPNRVGLAAGLDKNGAHIDALASLGFGFLEIGTVTPRPQPGNDKPRLFRLPEHEAIINRMGFNNLGVDALVRNVADAKFRGVLGINIGKNAATPIESAADDYLTCLTQVYPAASYVAVNISSPNTRNLRQLQQADELDVLLGRLKARQAELADAHGRYVPLAVKIAPDLDDEGVSAIARSLARHAIDGVIATNTTLAREAVEGHPHGHEAGGLSGAPVRERATRVIARLARELDGALPVIGAGGILCAKDAQEKLDAGASLIQLYSGLVYRGPGLVAECARALKDRPRQEPHPGTGS; this is encoded by the coding sequence ATGTTCTACCCGCTGATGCGTCCCCTGCTGTTCCGCCTCGATCCGGAGCAGGCCCACGAAGTCACGCTCAAACTCATCGATGTCGCCCACGCCCTGCACCTGTCCGGTCTTGCCGCCGGCACCATGGTTCACGATCCCGTCACCGTGATGGGCATCGAGTTCCCGAACCGGGTGGGTCTCGCCGCCGGGCTCGACAAGAACGGCGCCCATATCGACGCGCTGGCCTCGCTCGGCTTCGGTTTTCTGGAAATCGGCACGGTCACGCCCCGTCCGCAACCGGGCAACGACAAACCCCGGCTGTTCCGGCTGCCGGAGCACGAAGCCATCATCAACCGGATGGGATTCAACAACCTGGGCGTCGACGCGCTGGTCCGGAATGTCGCCGACGCGAAGTTCCGCGGGGTGCTCGGCATCAATATCGGCAAGAATGCCGCCACGCCCATCGAGTCGGCGGCCGACGACTATCTGACCTGCCTCACCCAGGTGTATCCGGCGGCCAGCTATGTCGCCGTGAACATCTCCTCGCCCAATACCCGCAACCTGCGCCAGCTTCAGCAGGCCGACGAACTGGATGTCCTGCTCGGGCGGCTCAAGGCCCGCCAGGCGGAGCTGGCCGATGCGCATGGCCGCTACGTGCCGCTCGCCGTGAAGATCGCGCCGGACCTCGACGATGAAGGTGTCTCGGCCATCGCCCGTTCGCTCGCGCGCCATGCCATCGACGGTGTGATCGCCACCAACACCACGCTCGCGCGCGAAGCGGTGGAGGGTCACCCTCACGGACACGAAGCGGGCGGACTGTCCGGCGCGCCGGTACGCGAGCGCGCCACACGGGTGATCGCGCGTCTGGCGCGGGAACTTGACGGCGCCCTGCCGGTCATAGGCGCAGGGGGTATTCTTTGCGCGAAGGATGCCCAGGAAAAACTTGACGCTGGCGCGAGCCTGATCCAGCTTTACAGTGGCCTCGTCTACCGCGGCCCGGGTCTCGTCGCCGAATGCGCACGCGCGCTCAAGGATCGCCCCCGTCAAGAACCCCACCCAGGAACAGGGAGCTGA
- a CDS encoding malonic semialdehyde reductase → MSTPISKTALEQLFLDARTHSHWQAREVPDSVLVHLFDLMKHCPTSANCSPARLVFVKTPEAKARLKPCLAEGNVEKTLAAPVTVIVALDNRFYEHLPFLFPHADARSWFEGNQPLIDATAFRNSSLQGAYLILAARSLGLDCGPMSGFDPARLNAEFFPDGRFSANFLVNLGYGDASKLYPRNPRFEFDTVCSVL, encoded by the coding sequence ATGAGTACCCCGATCAGCAAAACCGCTCTGGAGCAACTGTTCCTGGATGCCCGCACCCATAGCCACTGGCAGGCCCGCGAGGTCCCCGATTCCGTGCTTGTTCATCTGTTCGATCTGATGAAACACTGCCCGACCAGCGCCAACTGTTCGCCCGCGCGCCTGGTGTTCGTCAAGACCCCCGAAGCCAAGGCCCGGCTCAAGCCCTGCCTTGCCGAAGGCAATGTCGAAAAGACCCTGGCCGCGCCGGTCACCGTCATCGTCGCCCTGGACAACCGCTTCTACGAGCACCTGCCGTTCCTGTTCCCCCATGCGGATGCCAGAAGCTGGTTCGAGGGCAATCAGCCGCTGATCGATGCCACCGCCTTCCGCAACAGCAGCTTGCAAGGCGCCTACCTGATCTTGGCCGCCCGTTCGCTGGGTCTCGATTGCGGTCCGATGTCCGGCTTCGACCCGGCCAGGCTCAATGCCGAGTTTTTCCCGGACGGGCGCTTCTCGGCCAACTTCCTCGTCAACCTCGGCTATGGCGACGCGAGCAAGCTCTACCCGCGCAACCCGCGCTTCGAATTCGACACGGTCTGCTCCGTGCTGTGA
- the motD gene encoding flagellar motor protein MotD: MSRRRQPEEEHENHERWLVSYADFITLLFAFFVVMYAISSLNEGKYRVLSLAIVDAFRTGSTLSVNPRPSGGANTMVEVPQTKPISKAVKSRSPLSEQARLGNLAADLNKVLNPLVKSGQVNITQTKKGVAIEVKDTALFAVGQAQLSTQSFETLRQMANVLSTVDNSVSVEGFTDNVPIRNPVFPSNWELSAARAGSVVRLFEESGISPDRLVAIGRAANQPVDSNATADGRARNRRVSITVLANTQDDERTLPAEVTSELAAPANTAPDSQNSRP; this comes from the coding sequence ATGTCACGCCGACGCCAACCGGAAGAGGAACACGAGAACCACGAACGCTGGCTGGTTTCCTACGCCGACTTCATCACCCTGTTGTTCGCGTTCTTCGTGGTGATGTACGCGATCTCCTCCCTCAACGAGGGGAAATACCGGGTACTGTCGCTCGCCATCGTCGACGCCTTCCGCACCGGCTCGACCCTGAGCGTCAACCCGCGTCCCAGCGGCGGCGCCAACACCATGGTCGAGGTACCTCAGACCAAACCGATCTCCAAAGCGGTCAAAAGCCGCTCCCCCCTCTCCGAGCAGGCGCGCCTCGGCAATCTCGCCGCCGATCTGAACAAGGTGCTCAATCCGCTGGTGAAAAGCGGTCAGGTCAACATCACCCAGACCAAAAAGGGCGTGGCGATCGAAGTCAAGGACACCGCGCTGTTCGCGGTCGGCCAGGCCCAGCTGTCCACGCAATCCTTCGAAACACTGCGGCAGATGGCCAACGTGCTCTCGACGGTCGACAATTCGGTGAGCGTCGAGGGCTTCACCGACAATGTGCCGATCCGCAACCCGGTGTTCCCGTCCAACTGGGAACTGTCGGCCGCCCGCGCCGGAAGCGTGGTGCGGCTGTTCGAAGAGAGCGGCATCAGTCCGGACCGGCTCGTGGCCATCGGCCGGGCCGCCAATCAGCCCGTTGACAGCAATGCCACGGCGGATGGCCGCGCCAGGAACCGGCGCGTGTCCATCACGGTACTGGCCAACACCCAGGACGACGAACGCACCCTTCCGGCCGAAGTCACCAGCGAACTGGCGGCCCCGGCCAACACGGCGCCGGATTCCCAGAACAGCCGGCCCTAG
- a CDS encoding S49 family peptidase, which yields MSDNNPNWERNLLEKLAAASLEEQRRARQWKIFFRLAWLLVMGVIASAIFKSTFIEKEDGKLSVGGSGHTAVIQLSGVIDSEDDSANKLIAGLRDAAENRNTRGIVIKANSPGGSPVLSGMVYDEIRRQKKLRPALPIVVVVEEVCASGCYYIAAAADKIYVDKASIVGSIGVLSDGFGFTGLMDKFGVERRLRTAGENKAMGDPFSPVNPKHEAIRQQLLDDIHQQFIKAVRDGRGARLKATPEMFSGLVWLGEKSLPLGLADGYGTVDSVARDVIHAEKTVDLTPQDDLGSRFARRLGVEFKGGVRNLLDTRFF from the coding sequence GTGAGTGACAACAATCCGAACTGGGAACGCAACCTGCTGGAGAAACTCGCCGCCGCCTCGCTCGAAGAGCAGCGCCGCGCCCGCCAATGGAAAATCTTCTTCCGGCTGGCCTGGCTGCTGGTCATGGGCGTCATCGCCTCGGCGATCTTCAAATCCACCTTCATCGAAAAAGAAGACGGCAAGCTGTCCGTCGGCGGCTCCGGCCACACGGCGGTCATCCAGCTGTCCGGCGTGATCGACAGCGAGGACGATTCCGCGAACAAACTGATCGCGGGCCTGCGCGACGCCGCCGAGAACCGCAATACCCGCGGCATCGTGATCAAGGCCAACAGCCCCGGAGGCAGCCCGGTGCTGTCCGGCATGGTCTACGATGAAATCCGCCGCCAGAAGAAACTGCGCCCCGCCCTGCCCATCGTGGTCGTTGTCGAGGAAGTCTGCGCCTCCGGTTGCTATTACATCGCCGCCGCCGCCGACAAGATCTATGTCGACAAGGCCAGCATCGTCGGCTCGATCGGCGTGCTGTCCGACGGCTTCGGCTTTACCGGCTTGATGGACAAGTTCGGCGTCGAGCGCCGCCTGAGAACGGCGGGCGAGAACAAGGCGATGGGCGACCCCTTCTCGCCGGTCAATCCCAAGCACGAAGCCATCCGCCAGCAATTGCTCGACGACATCCATCAGCAGTTCATCAAGGCGGTCAGGGACGGACGTGGCGCCCGCCTCAAGGCGACCCCGGAGATGTTCAGCGGGCTGGTCTGGCTGGGAGAGAAGAGCCTGCCGCTTGGCCTCGCCGACGGGTATGGCACGGTTGACTCCGTGGCCCGCGACGTGATCCACGCGGAAAAAACCGTCGACCTCACGCCGCAGGATGATCTGGGCAGCCGCTTTGCCCGCCGACTTGGCGTAGAATTCAAGGGCGGGGTACGCAATTTGCTGGATACCCGCTTCTTCTGA
- a CDS encoding HAD-IIIA family hydrolase, with the protein MALPFDLIVFDWDGTLMDSTAHIVHSIQNAARDVGAAIPDRAAASHVIGLGLAEALQKACPDLPPERYPAMVDAYRRYYFSADETIELFPGVSEAMRALAQQGYLLAVATGKSRRGLDRALTATGLADCFDATRTVDECPSKPHPAMLEALMEQLGATPTRTLMVGDTTHDLLMAANAGTHGAGLTQGAHDADILELCPSLGVFDTFADFYGWLSDYRT; encoded by the coding sequence ATGGCACTTCCCTTTGATCTGATCGTTTTCGATTGGGACGGCACCCTGATGGATTCCACCGCCCATATCGTCCACTCCATCCAGAACGCCGCGCGCGATGTCGGCGCGGCCATTCCGGATCGCGCCGCGGCGAGTCACGTGATCGGTCTGGGCCTTGCCGAAGCCCTGCAGAAGGCCTGCCCCGACTTGCCCCCGGAGCGCTATCCGGCCATGGTCGACGCCTATCGGCGCTATTATTTCAGCGCCGACGAAACCATCGAGCTATTCCCGGGCGTGAGCGAAGCCATGCGGGCGCTGGCGCAGCAAGGTTATCTGCTGGCCGTCGCCACCGGCAAAAGCCGTCGGGGCCTCGACCGCGCGCTGACCGCCACCGGCCTTGCCGACTGCTTCGATGCCACACGCACCGTCGACGAATGCCCGTCCAAGCCACACCCGGCGATGCTCGAAGCGCTGATGGAGCAACTGGGCGCCACGCCGACGCGCACCCTGATGGTCGGCGACACCACGCACGACCTGCTGATGGCCGCCAACGCCGGTACTCATGGCGCGGGCCTGACCCAGGGCGCTCACGACGCGGACATCCTGGAGTTGTGTCCGTCGCTGGGTGTCTTTGATACCTTCGCCGACTTTTACGGCTGGTTGTCCGACTACCGGACCTGA
- a CDS encoding RluA family pseudouridine synthase, which translates to MTDIRKDSVTFHTVDDGSAGQRIDNYLTRLLKGVPKSHVYRILRSGEVRVNKGRIDASYRVREGDEIRLPPVRVARRDGPDAPPGQFPVVYEDPFMLVIDKPAGVAVHGGSGISFGVIEQLRQAHPEYRFLELVHRLDRETSGLLMLAKKRSTLLKLHDMMRDNVPDKRYIALGDGHWPANGRHVRLPLFKWTTPDGERRVRVAEDGQHAHTIFSVEERFGDLSLVEARLKTGRTHQIRVHMLANGCPIAGDDKYGDPARNREFAKNGLRRMFLHARRLTLPHPVSGESLVLEAPLPAELQRYLDQLRKNHGTSL; encoded by the coding sequence ATGACTGATATTCGCAAAGACTCTGTAACCTTTCACACTGTCGACGACGGCAGCGCCGGGCAGCGCATCGACAATTACCTCACCCGGCTGCTCAAGGGCGTCCCGAAAAGCCATGTCTACCGCATCCTGCGCTCGGGTGAAGTGCGGGTGAACAAGGGCCGGATCGACGCGTCCTACCGCGTGCGGGAGGGCGACGAAATCCGCCTGCCTCCCGTGCGCGTCGCCCGCCGCGATGGCCCCGACGCGCCGCCGGGCCAGTTTCCCGTCGTTTACGAAGACCCCTTCATGCTGGTCATCGACAAGCCGGCCGGCGTGGCGGTCCATGGCGGCAGCGGCATTTCCTTCGGTGTGATCGAACAGCTCCGCCAGGCGCATCCCGAGTACCGCTTCCTCGAACTCGTGCACCGGCTCGACCGCGAAACCTCCGGCCTGCTGATGCTCGCCAAGAAGCGCTCGACGCTGCTCAAGCTGCACGACATGATGCGCGACAATGTCCCGGACAAGCGCTACATCGCGCTGGGCGACGGACACTGGCCGGCCAACGGCCGCCATGTGCGGCTACCCCTGTTCAAGTGGACCACCCCCGACGGCGAGCGCCGCGTTCGCGTGGCCGAGGACGGCCAGCACGCGCACACCATTTTCTCCGTCGAAGAACGCTTTGGCGACCTCTCTCTGGTCGAGGCCCGCCTCAAGACCGGCCGCACTCACCAGATCCGCGTGCACATGCTCGCCAACGGCTGCCCGATCGCCGGAGACGACAAATACGGCGACCCGGCGCGCAACCGCGAATTCGCCAAGAACGGTTTGCGGCGCATGTTCCTGCACGCCCGCCGCCTCACCCTGCCCCACCCGGTCAGCGGCGAATCGCTTGTGCTGGAAGCGCCGCTGCCGGCCGAACTGCAACGCTATCTCGACCAACTGAGAAAAAACCATGGCACTTCCCTTTGA
- a CDS encoding Rne/Rng family ribonuclease, with product MKRMLFNATQAEELRVAIVDGQKLIDLDIETVGKEQRKGNIYKGVITRIEPSLEACFVDYGTDRHGFLPFKEVSRSYFQNYEGGRPRIQDVLREGMEVIVQVEKDERGNKGAALTTYISLAGRYLVLMPNNPRGGGVSRRIEGEERQELKDLLGQLEVPSGMSLIARTAGIGRSFEELQWDLGYLMQLWRAIEGAAGAQNAPFLILQEGSLVIRAIRDYYHPDIGEILIDTEEIYEHARQFMAHVMPATLNRVKLYKDHVPLFSRFQIEHQIETAFSRSVQLPSGGAIVIDHTEALVSIDVNSARSTKGADIEETALRTNLEAAEEIARQLRLRDLGGLIVIDFIDMESQKNQRDVENRLRETLKHDRARVQMGKLSRFGLLELSRQRLQPSLGETSHEPCPRCHGIGFIRGTESSALHILRIIQEEAMKENTGAVHAQVPVDVATFLLNEKRAEIYAIESRLDVSVVLIPNIYLETPHYKIARVRHDDLAELGEEPSYKRVDIQEEDVTTNFGQEKPKVERQEAAVKGITPQQPAPVASDKPAAPRKAAPGQKAPEAGLFSRIAAWFKSLGAESAEPAAEEKKPSRSDRNGQRRGNRQNAPHRRERDDRRQGNQDERRRQPAQNDERKESREPARQERADRQDRSDRQDRADRQERTDRQERAERQPRQPRQRREPRENREALEQRDVAGLNVPAVEEKKETAPRQEPRRRREEKPVVPAAEEIRDESVSEVPAEAAAGGEADGQERGERRRRRSRRSRRESTDVNGSVVTAEGAETDMADSAIDVAAPVAESEAVKETVEPAARPDTENVAARIDPPAVEAVETEPVVEVAEAASAPEPVLSEPIAVPAADTVVAETPVIEAEPVVVASESPVAVEVVAETPVVEEAVADVPAAEPVIAKAPIDEAPIAETLVAVAEVAAKPAVVAPAVAEPVDLGGLVMVSTKAHVDMTTETEAAAPQGPRRRDVVRQSGDVAAEAAPLQQVETRREDA from the coding sequence ATGAAACGTATGCTGTTTAACGCGACGCAGGCCGAAGAGCTTCGCGTCGCCATTGTCGACGGGCAAAAGCTCATCGACCTGGATATCGAAACCGTCGGGAAGGAACAGCGCAAGGGGAACATCTACAAGGGTGTCATCACCCGGATCGAACCTTCGCTGGAAGCCTGCTTCGTCGACTACGGTACCGACCGACACGGCTTCCTGCCGTTCAAGGAAGTGTCCCGCAGCTACTTCCAGAACTACGAGGGCGGCCGCCCCCGCATTCAGGACGTGCTGCGCGAAGGCATGGAAGTCATCGTCCAGGTGGAGAAGGACGAGCGCGGCAACAAGGGCGCGGCCCTGACCACCTATATCAGCCTTGCCGGCCGTTATCTCGTGCTGATGCCGAACAACCCGCGCGGCGGCGGCGTTTCGCGCCGTATCGAGGGCGAGGAGCGTCAGGAACTCAAGGATCTGCTCGGCCAGCTCGAAGTGCCGTCCGGCATGAGCCTGATCGCCCGCACCGCCGGTATCGGTCGCAGCTTCGAAGAGCTGCAGTGGGACCTGGGCTACCTGATGCAGCTGTGGCGCGCCATCGAAGGCGCGGCCGGTGCGCAGAACGCGCCGTTCCTGATCCTGCAGGAAGGCAGCCTCGTCATTCGCGCGATCCGTGACTACTACCATCCGGACATCGGCGAGATCCTCATCGACACCGAGGAAATCTACGAGCACGCCCGCCAGTTCATGGCCCATGTGATGCCCGCCACGCTCAACCGCGTGAAGCTTTACAAGGATCACGTGCCGCTGTTCTCCCGCTTCCAGATCGAGCATCAGATCGAAACCGCCTTCTCGCGCAGCGTGCAACTGCCGTCCGGCGGCGCGATCGTCATCGATCACACCGAGGCGCTGGTGTCCATCGACGTGAACTCGGCGCGCTCCACCAAGGGCGCCGATATCGAGGAAACCGCGCTGCGGACCAACCTCGAGGCGGCCGAGGAAATCGCGCGGCAACTGCGTCTGCGCGACCTGGGCGGCCTGATCGTCATCGATTTCATCGACATGGAAAGCCAGAAGAACCAGCGCGATGTGGAAAACCGTCTGCGCGAAACGCTGAAGCACGACCGTGCCCGCGTCCAGATGGGCAAACTGTCGCGTTTCGGCCTTCTGGAGCTGTCGCGCCAGCGCCTGCAGCCGTCCCTTGGCGAAACCAGCCACGAGCCGTGCCCGCGCTGCCATGGCATCGGCTTCATCCGCGGCACCGAGTCGTCCGCGCTGCACATCCTGCGCATCATCCAGGAAGAGGCGATGAAGGAAAACACCGGGGCGGTGCATGCCCAGGTGCCGGTCGACGTGGCCACTTTCCTGCTCAACGAGAAGCGCGCCGAAATCTATGCGATCGAGTCGCGGCTCGACGTGAGCGTGGTGCTGATCCCGAATATCTATCTCGAAACGCCTCACTACAAGATCGCCCGTGTCCGTCACGACGACCTGGCCGAACTGGGCGAAGAGCCGAGCTACAAGCGCGTGGATATCCAGGAAGAGGACGTGACGACGAATTTCGGCCAGGAAAAGCCGAAGGTCGAGCGTCAGGAAGCCGCGGTGAAAGGAATCACCCCGCAGCAGCCCGCTCCGGTGGCCAGCGACAAGCCGGCGGCGCCGCGCAAGGCGGCCCCCGGTCAGAAAGCCCCGGAAGCCGGACTCTTCAGCCGTATCGCCGCCTGGTTCAAGAGCCTGGGCGCCGAATCCGCCGAGCCCGCCGCCGAAGAGAAGAAGCCCTCCCGTTCCGATCGCAACGGCCAGCGCCGTGGCAACCGCCAGAATGCGCCTCATCGCCGCGAGCGCGATGATCGTCGTCAGGGCAATCAGGACGAGCGTCGCCGTCAGCCTGCTCAGAACGACGAACGGAAGGAATCCCGCGAACCGGCCCGTCAAGAACGTGCGGATCGCCAGGATCGCTCCGATCGCCAGGATCGTGCCGACCGTCAGGAGCGTACCGATCGTCAGGAGCGTGCCGAGCGCCAGCCTCGTCAGCCGCGCCAGCGTCGCGAGCCGCGCGAGAATCGCGAAGCCCTCGAGCAGCGCGATGTCGCCGGTTTGAATGTGCCCGCCGTCGAGGAAAAGAAGGAGACCGCGCCGCGCCAGGAGCCGCGCCGTCGCCGCGAGGAGAAGCCGGTCGTACCGGCCGCCGAAGAGATTCGTGACGAGTCCGTGAGCGAAGTTCCGGCCGAAGCCGCCGCCGGCGGCGAGGCCGATGGTCAGGAGCGCGGTGAGCGCCGCCGCCGCCGCAGCCGTCGCAGCCGCCGCGAGTCGACCGACGTGAACGGCAGCGTGGTGACCGCTGAAGGCGCCGAAACCGATATGGCCGACAGCGCGATTGACGTCGCCGCACCCGTGGCCGAGAGCGAAGCGGTAAAAGAAACGGTAGAGCCGGCCGCTCGTCCCGATACGGAAAACGTCGCGGCGCGGATTGACCCGCCGGCTGTCGAGGCTGTTGAGACGGAACCTGTTGTGGAGGTCGCCGAAGCGGCGTCCGCCCCGGAACCCGTGCTCTCCGAACCAATCGCCGTTCCCGCGGCGGACACCGTTGTCGCCGAGACTCCGGTCATCGAAGCCGAGCCGGTGGTGGTTGCCTCCGAATCCCCTGTTGCTGTCGAAGTCGTTGCTGAAACGCCGGTGGTGGAAGAGGCCGTGGCGGACGTGCCCGCCGCCGAGCCGGTGATTGCCAAGGCTCCGATCGACGAGGCTCCGATTGCCGAGACCCTCGTGGCGGTGGCCGAGGTGGCAGCCAAGCCCGCCGTCGTGGCTCCGGCCGTTGCCGAACCGGTCGATCTGGGGGGGTTGGTGATGGTTAGCACCAAGGCGCATGTCGACATGACGACCGAAACCGAGGCCGCCGCTCCGCAAGGACCGCGCCGCCGCGATGTCGTTCGCCAATCGGGTGATGTCGCCGCCGAAGCGGCTCCGCTGCAGCAGGTGGAAACCCGTCGCGAAGACGCATAA